A genomic window from Populus alba chromosome 19, ASM523922v2, whole genome shotgun sequence includes:
- the LOC118032813 gene encoding urease accessory protein 2-like isoform X1: MVTIMMEKTLKNSCFMRQKITSRLKKRDEEKEEVRKYQQLNKKRKCLEHTIYDTELHDTGQKLLELKYTRRGMLAADKEENKYNQLVSHYRCSFSARLLGLVQVTLT; the protein is encoded by the exons ATGGTCACGATCATGATGGAAAAGACCTTGAAGAACTCATGTTTTATGCGGCAAAAGATCACATCCAG GTTGAAGAAAAGggatgaagagaaagaagaggtgAGAAAATATCAGCAGCTTAACAAGAAGCGAAAATGTCTAGAACATACTATTTATGATACAGAACTCCATGATACTGGACAAAAATTATTGGAG TTGAAGTATACAAGGAGAGGCATGCTAGCAGCTGACaaagaggaaaataaatataatcaacTGGTCAGTCATTATAGAT GTTCTTTTTCTGCTCGGCTTCTTGGATTAGTTCAAGTAACCCTCACTTGA
- the LOC118032813 gene encoding structural maintenance of chromosomes protein 3-like isoform X2: MVTIMMEKTLKNSCFMRQKITSRLKKRDEEKEEVRKYQQLNKKRKCLEHTIYDTELHDTGQKLLELKYTRRGMLAADKEENKYNQLVLFLLGFLD; this comes from the exons ATGGTCACGATCATGATGGAAAAGACCTTGAAGAACTCATGTTTTATGCGGCAAAAGATCACATCCAG GTTGAAGAAAAGggatgaagagaaagaagaggtgAGAAAATATCAGCAGCTTAACAAGAAGCGAAAATGTCTAGAACATACTATTTATGATACAGAACTCCATGATACTGGACAAAAATTATTGGAG TTGAAGTATACAAGGAGAGGCATGCTAGCAGCTGACaaagaggaaaataaatataatcaacTG GTTCTTTTTCTGCTCGGCTTCTTGGATTAG